One Argiope bruennichi chromosome 5, qqArgBrue1.1, whole genome shotgun sequence DNA segment encodes these proteins:
- the LOC129968218 gene encoding uncharacterized protein LOC129968218, producing the protein MASIKDNNNGNPTTSHIDIVKIVVIGEPRCGKTSFIRAFYDHNDPGDIYSDNCVTVYPCEFVIKNEHRRAAIFEIPSDMNFPKEQRMPHYENANVIVFMYAIDASASLEMLYEKWLPEAADIIKSNVIPVALVGTKKDLQEDQQVIERLSLQNKKPVSYWEGREFYGKLRSSFNGVVFMECSGNDFEEVHDVFDLIFEYSLNGE; encoded by the coding sequence ATGGCATCCATCAAGGACAATAATAATGGCAACCCAACCACATCGCACATAGACATTGTGAAAATTGTTGTAATTGGCGAACCAAGATGTGGAAAAACAAGCTTTATCCGCGCATTTTATGATCACAATGATCCAGGGGATATATATTCTGACAATTGTGTTACAGTGTACCCATGCGAATTCGTGATTAAAAACGAACACAGAAGAGctgcaatatttgaaattccaAGTGATATGAACTTTCCTAAAGAACAAAGAATGCCACATTATGAGAATGCGAATGTTATCGTGTTTATGTATGCGATTGACGCTTCAGCGAGTCTCGAAATGTTATATGAAAAGTGGCTGCCAGAAGCAGCTGATATTATCAAATCGAACGTAATACCTGTCGCCCTGGTGGGAACCAAGAAAGATCTCCAAGAAGACCAACAAGTAATTGAACGTCTATCTCTTCAGAATAAAAAACCTGTTTCATATTGGGAAGGTAGGGAATTTTATGGAAAACTCCGTAGTTCCTTCAATGGAGTTGTTTTCATGGAATGTTCAGGTAATGATTTTGAGGAAGTTCATGATGTATTCGATCTCATTTTCGAATACTCTCTGAATGGAGAATGA